In a single window of the Streptomyces sp. NBC_00285 genome:
- a CDS encoding amidohydrolase family protein yields the protein MAVTTESGTGSGTGPGIRDIPKVISVDDHVIEPAHLFETWLPAKYRDRGPKPITAGIGDLAYVGGKYRFTTDPEGQLTDWWEYEGDLFPYKRIIAAVGFSRDEMTLDGITREQMRRGCWDPKARIEDMEMNHVEASLCFPTFPRFCGQTFSEAKDKEVGLACVRAYNDWMVEEWCGDSGGRLIPLCLIPLWDVELAVAEIRRNAARGVRAVTFSEIPTYLGLPSIHSGYWDPFFAACEETGTVVNMHIGSSSQMPAASPDAPPAVQASLSFNNAMASMMDFLFSGVLVKFPRLKLAYSEGQMGWIPYALERADDVWEEHRAWGGVRDLIPEPPSTYYYRQIFCCFFRDKHGIEAIETVGVDNATFETDYPHVDSTWPNTKKVAWEHVAGLSEDVTYKLLRGNAIRMLELGFDK from the coding sequence ATGGCCGTCACCACCGAGAGCGGGACCGGATCCGGAACGGGACCTGGAATCAGGGACATCCCCAAAGTCATCAGCGTGGACGATCACGTGATCGAGCCCGCGCATCTCTTCGAGACCTGGCTCCCGGCCAAGTACCGGGACAGGGGGCCGAAACCGATCACCGCCGGCATCGGGGACCTCGCGTACGTCGGCGGGAAGTACCGGTTCACCACCGATCCGGAAGGCCAGCTCACCGACTGGTGGGAGTACGAGGGCGACCTGTTCCCGTACAAGCGGATCATCGCGGCCGTCGGCTTCTCGCGGGACGAGATGACCCTCGACGGGATCACCCGCGAGCAGATGCGGCGGGGGTGCTGGGACCCGAAGGCCCGTATCGAGGACATGGAGATGAACCATGTCGAGGCCTCCCTGTGTTTCCCGACCTTCCCGCGGTTCTGCGGGCAGACCTTCTCCGAGGCCAAGGACAAGGAGGTCGGGCTCGCCTGTGTGCGCGCCTACAACGACTGGATGGTCGAGGAGTGGTGCGGGGACAGCGGGGGCCGGCTGATCCCGCTGTGCCTGATCCCGCTGTGGGACGTCGAGCTCGCGGTCGCGGAGATCCGCCGCAACGCCGCACGGGGCGTACGGGCCGTCACCTTCAGCGAGATCCCGACCTATCTGGGGCTGCCGTCGATCCACTCCGGCTACTGGGACCCGTTCTTCGCGGCCTGCGAGGAGACCGGGACGGTCGTCAACATGCACATCGGCAGCAGCTCGCAGATGCCGGCCGCGTCCCCCGACGCCCCGCCCGCAGTCCAGGCCTCCCTCTCCTTCAACAACGCCATGGCCTCGATGATGGACTTCCTGTTCTCCGGGGTCCTGGTGAAGTTCCCTCGGCTCAAACTGGCGTACAGCGAGGGCCAGATGGGCTGGATCCCGTACGCCCTGGAACGCGCCGACGACGTCTGGGAGGAACACCGTGCCTGGGGCGGCGTCAGGGACCTGATCCCGGAGCCGCCGTCGACGTACTACTACCGGCAGATCTTCTGCTGCTTCTTCCGCGACAAGCACGGCATCGAGGCCATCGAGACCGTGGGCGTGGACAACGCGACCTTCGAGACCGACTACCCGCACGTCGACTCGACCTGGCCGAACACCAAGAAGGTCGCGTGGGAGCACGTGGCCGGGCTGTCCGAGGACGTGACCTACAAGCTGCTGCGGGGCAACGCGATCCGGATGCTGGAGCTCGGGTTCGACAAGTGA
- a CDS encoding nuclear transport factor 2 family protein, whose amino-acid sequence MTDLRRTVESFWASAEVGDWSAFAETLAEDVVYTLPQTRERISGRERYVEFNREYPADWHLRIERVVAEPGHVVTWARVTVGLEEVDAVSFFTADESGRIATVTDFWPEPYEPPAGRDHLTERY is encoded by the coding sequence ATGACCGATCTGCGCAGGACCGTGGAGAGTTTCTGGGCCTCGGCCGAGGTCGGCGACTGGAGTGCATTCGCCGAAACCCTGGCCGAGGACGTCGTCTACACCTTGCCGCAGACCCGCGAGCGCATCAGCGGCCGGGAGCGGTACGTCGAGTTCAACCGGGAGTACCCCGCCGACTGGCACCTGCGGATCGAGCGGGTCGTCGCCGAGCCGGGCCACGTCGTCACCTGGGCCCGCGTCACGGTGGGCCTCGAGGAGGTGGACGCCGTCTCGTTCTTCACCGCCGACGAGAGCGGCCGCATAGCCACCGTGACGGACTTCTGGCCGGAGCCGTACGAGCCGCCCGCGGGCCGCGATCACCTCACCGAAAGGTACTGA
- a CDS encoding TIGR03943 family putative permease subunit, with amino-acid sequence MNRQAQSAVLFVLGAALLHAGLTDLYLRYVKAGLRPLVLAAGIVLIVTALATAWYEWRPKRHRTDHEDGPQGDHDGHDGHEEHAHREPRVSWLLVLPLFALILVAPPALGSYSAMRTGTALQQSYGYTKLPASGPVRLSLVDYAGRAYYGHGRDLVGRQVVVTGFVALDRSGAPYLVRMALNCCAADAQPVKVGLTGKIPPVLQPDSWLQVTGTYTAQRTKDTVNGGPIPYLKITQAKPVPTPHDPYDETWNN; translated from the coding sequence GTGAACCGGCAGGCACAGTCGGCGGTCCTGTTCGTCCTCGGCGCGGCCCTGCTGCACGCGGGCCTCACCGACCTCTACCTCCGCTACGTCAAGGCGGGGCTGCGCCCGCTGGTCCTGGCGGCCGGGATCGTCCTCATCGTGACGGCCCTGGCGACGGCCTGGTACGAGTGGCGCCCGAAGCGGCACCGGACGGATCACGAGGACGGCCCCCAGGGCGATCACGACGGTCACGACGGTCACGAGGAGCACGCCCACCGTGAACCCCGTGTCTCCTGGCTCCTGGTCCTCCCCCTCTTCGCCCTGATCCTCGTCGCCCCGCCGGCCCTCGGCTCCTACAGCGCCATGCGCACCGGCACGGCCCTGCAGCAGTCGTACGGCTATACGAAGCTTCCCGCCAGCGGTCCCGTGCGGCTCAGCCTCGTCGACTACGCGGGCCGCGCGTACTACGGGCACGGCCGTGACCTCGTCGGTCGGCAGGTCGTCGTCACCGGGTTCGTCGCCCTGGACCGCTCCGGCGCGCCCTACCTGGTCCGCATGGCCCTCAACTGCTGTGCCGCGGACGCCCAGCCGGTCAAAGTCGGCCTGACCGGCAAGATCCCGCCGGTCCTCCAGCCGGACAGCTGGCTCCAGGTCACCGGCACCTACACCGCGCAGCGGACCAAGGACACGGTGAACGGCGGCCCGATCCCGTACCTGAAGATCACGCAGGCCAAGCCGGTCCCGACACCGCACGACCCGTACGACGAGACCTGGAACAACTGA
- a CDS encoding S9 family peptidase — MTESNGSAAAERNDDVPDWEERFRAPRVSLPDWAEDAPDRSLFVSNATGTYELYAWDRATGGQRQVTDRPNGTTDGVLSPDGAWIWWFDDKDGDEFGVWRRQPFEGGPDEIAAPGLDASYPAGVALGRDGRTAVVGRSTDDEGTSILLVRSGEEPVEIYRHRESAGVGDLSHDGSLIAVEHTEHGDAMHSALRVVRPDGRTVAELDDTKGGAEELGLEVLGFAPVDGDTRLLIGHQRRGRWEPLVWDVATGEETDLALDLPGDVGAEWYPDGTGLLVAHSFEARSELFRYDLASGKLEKVPTPPGSVSGATARPDGSVEYLWSSSAEPSAVRSTTGEVVLDPPGLKSPGSVPVEDVWVEGPGGRIHALVQKPAGATGPLPTVFDIHGGPTWHDSDSFAAGPAAWVDHGYAVVRVNYRGSTGYGRAWTDALKHRVGLIELEDIAAVREWAVSSGLADPARLVLTGGSWGGYLTLLGLGTQPDAWALGIAAVPVADYVTAFHDEMEALKAMDRTLLGGTPEEVPERFEASSPLTYVDQVKAPVYISAGVNDPRCPIRQVDNYVKRLESRGAVHEVYRYDAGHGSLVVGERIKQVKLELDFAERHLG, encoded by the coding sequence ATGACTGAGAGCAACGGGTCCGCCGCGGCCGAGCGGAACGACGATGTGCCGGACTGGGAGGAGCGCTTCAGGGCGCCCCGGGTGTCCCTGCCCGACTGGGCGGAGGACGCCCCGGACCGCTCCTTGTTCGTGTCCAACGCCACGGGGACGTACGAGCTGTACGCCTGGGACCGGGCGACCGGTGGACAGCGCCAGGTGACGGACCGGCCCAACGGCACCACGGACGGCGTGCTCTCCCCGGACGGCGCGTGGATCTGGTGGTTCGACGACAAGGACGGCGACGAGTTCGGTGTCTGGCGCCGCCAGCCCTTCGAGGGCGGCCCGGACGAGATCGCCGCGCCCGGCCTGGACGCCTCCTACCCGGCGGGCGTGGCCCTGGGCCGGGATGGCCGTACGGCGGTCGTGGGCCGCTCGACCGACGACGAGGGCACCTCCATCCTCCTCGTGCGCTCCGGCGAGGAGCCGGTGGAGATCTACCGGCACCGCGAGTCCGCGGGTGTCGGCGACCTCTCCCACGACGGCTCGCTGATCGCGGTCGAGCACACCGAGCACGGCGACGCCATGCACTCGGCGCTGCGGGTCGTGCGCCCCGACGGCCGCACGGTCGCCGAGCTCGACGACACCAAGGGCGGCGCAGAGGAACTGGGCCTGGAGGTCCTGGGGTTCGCGCCCGTCGACGGCGACACCCGGTTGCTCATCGGCCACCAGCGGCGGGGTCGCTGGGAGCCCCTGGTGTGGGACGTGGCGACGGGCGAGGAGACCGATCTCGCCCTGGACCTGCCCGGTGACGTGGGCGCCGAGTGGTACCCGGACGGGACCGGACTGCTCGTCGCGCACAGCTTCGAGGCACGCAGCGAGCTGTTCCGGTACGACCTTGCGAGCGGCAAGCTGGAGAAGGTCCCCACCCCGCCCGGCTCGGTCTCCGGGGCGACGGCCCGCCCCGACGGCAGCGTGGAGTACCTGTGGTCCTCCTCGGCCGAGCCGTCGGCGGTGCGCTCGACGACGGGCGAGGTGGTCCTGGACCCGCCGGGCCTGAAGTCCCCCGGCTCGGTGCCGGTGGAGGACGTGTGGGTGGAGGGGCCGGGCGGCCGGATCCACGCGCTGGTCCAGAAGCCGGCGGGAGCCACGGGACCGTTGCCGACGGTCTTCGACATCCACGGCGGCCCGACCTGGCACGACAGCGACTCCTTCGCTGCGGGCCCGGCAGCCTGGGTGGACCACGGATACGCGGTCGTCCGGGTCAACTACCGCGGTTCCACGGGGTACGGGCGGGCCTGGACCGACGCGCTCAAGCACCGGGTCGGGCTGATCGAGCTGGAGGACATCGCGGCGGTGCGGGAGTGGGCGGTGAGCTCGGGCCTCGCCGATCCCGCGCGTCTCGTCCTCACCGGCGGGTCCTGGGGCGGGTACCTCACACTCCTCGGCCTGGGCACCCAGCCGGACGCGTGGGCGCTGGGCATCGCGGCGGTCCCGGTCGCCGACTACGTCACGGCGTTCCACGACGAGATGGAAGCGCTGAAGGCCATGGACCGCACGCTGCTGGGGGGCACGCCGGAGGAGGTTCCCGAGCGCTTCGAGGCGTCGTCACCCCTGACCTACGTGGACCAGGTCAAGGCCCCGGTGTACATCTCGGCCGGCGTCAACGACCCCCGGTGCCCGATCCGTCAGGTCGACAACTACGTGAAGCGGCTGGAGTCGAGGGGGGCGGTGCACGAGGTCTACCGGTACGACGCCGGTCACGGTTCGCTGGTGGTGGGCGAGCGGATCAAGCAGGTGAAGCTGGAACTGGACTTCGCCGAGCGGCATCTGGGGTAA
- a CDS encoding glycosyltransferase family 2 protein yields MRITVVTAVHAPSARFLPEAYASLCAQELPAGWEWRWLIQEDGHTDEVRPYVPDDPRVTFRQGRPGGPGVARTIALAHAVGPYVKVLDADDQLTEGALARDLAALEADPAVGWATSRALDRLPDGSTSGFPGDPAEGHVERGAVLAHWSANDFRAPVHPATLFVRRELLLALGGWMALPASEDTGLLLALDAVSRGWFTTEPGLLYRKWDGQMTGHADHVDTAERAARMAVAERRARSLATFEWTF; encoded by the coding sequence GTGCGTATCACTGTCGTCACGGCCGTCCACGCCCCGTCCGCCCGCTTCCTGCCAGAGGCCTACGCCTCCCTGTGTGCGCAGGAGTTACCCGCCGGCTGGGAGTGGCGGTGGCTGATCCAGGAGGACGGCCACACGGACGAGGTCCGGCCCTACGTCCCCGACGACCCCCGGGTGACCTTCCGGCAGGGCCGGCCCGGCGGACCGGGTGTCGCCCGCACCATCGCGCTCGCACACGCCGTCGGGCCGTACGTGAAGGTCCTGGACGCCGACGACCAGCTCACCGAGGGCGCGCTCGCCCGGGACCTGGCCGCGCTCGAGGCCGACCCCGCGGTCGGCTGGGCGACCTCCCGGGCGCTGGACCGGCTGCCGGACGGCTCGACGTCGGGTTTCCCCGGGGATCCCGCGGAGGGTCACGTCGAGCGGGGTGCCGTACTCGCGCACTGGTCGGCGAACGACTTCCGCGCGCCGGTGCACCCGGCGACCCTCTTCGTGCGCCGGGAGCTGCTGCTCGCCCTGGGTGGCTGGATGGCCCTGCCCGCCTCGGAGGACACCGGCCTGCTGCTGGCCCTGGACGCGGTGAGCCGCGGCTGGTTCACCACCGAGCCCGGCCTCCTGTACCGCAAGTGGGACGGCCAGATGACCGGCCACGCCGACCACGTCGACACGGCCGAGCGTGCGGCCCGGATGGCGGTGGCGGAGCGGCGGGCACGGTCGCTGGCCACGTTCGAGTGGACCTTCTAG
- a CDS encoding permease, translating into MAVTKAPPLTRATDEDRSPAPGPTPDADARRLNSPLVLTLLMLLMVLCQGPIREALGAPVMQSWMTVFVAVLVQALPFLVLGVLLSAAIAVFVPPSFFARALPKNPVLAVPVAGVAGAILPGCECASVPVAGALVRRGVTPAAALAFLLSAPAVNPIVLTATAVAFPRNPEMVVGRLVGSLLVACAMGWLWLRLGRADLLKPPARESYEGQGKGAAFWGSVRHDVMHAGGFLVVGAMAAATLKAVVPQTWLRTAAENPVIAVLALAALAVVLSICSEADAFVAASLTQFSLTARLTFLIVGPMIDLKLFAMQTGTFGRAFALRFAPATLAMAIVGSVLTGAVLL; encoded by the coding sequence GTGGCCGTCACCAAAGCACCCCCGCTCACGCGGGCCACCGACGAGGACCGGAGCCCGGCACCCGGTCCGACACCGGATGCGGACGCCCGGCGCCTCAACTCCCCGCTCGTGCTGACCCTGTTGATGCTCCTGATGGTGCTGTGCCAGGGCCCGATCCGGGAGGCGCTGGGCGCGCCGGTCATGCAGAGCTGGATGACGGTGTTCGTCGCCGTGCTCGTCCAGGCGCTGCCCTTCCTGGTGCTCGGGGTGCTGCTGTCGGCGGCGATCGCGGTGTTCGTGCCGCCGTCGTTCTTCGCCCGCGCGCTGCCGAAGAACCCCGTCCTCGCGGTGCCGGTGGCCGGGGTGGCGGGCGCGATCCTGCCGGGCTGCGAGTGCGCGTCCGTGCCGGTGGCCGGGGCGCTGGTGCGCAGGGGGGTCACCCCGGCCGCGGCCCTCGCCTTCCTGCTCTCGGCCCCGGCGGTCAACCCGATCGTGCTGACCGCCACCGCCGTCGCCTTCCCCCGCAACCCCGAGATGGTCGTGGGCCGGCTCGTCGGGAGCCTGCTGGTGGCGTGCGCGATGGGCTGGCTGTGGCTGCGCCTGGGCCGGGCCGACCTGCTGAAGCCGCCGGCCCGGGAGTCGTACGAGGGCCAGGGCAAGGGCGCCGCCTTCTGGGGCTCGGTGCGGCACGACGTGATGCACGCGGGCGGCTTCCTGGTCGTCGGCGCGATGGCGGCGGCGACTTTGAAGGCCGTGGTCCCGCAGACGTGGCTGCGCACGGCGGCCGAGAACCCGGTGATCGCCGTGCTGGCCCTCGCCGCCCTCGCGGTCGTGCTGTCGATCTGCTCGGAGGCGGACGCGTTCGTGGCGGCCTCGCTGACCCAGTTCTCGCTGACCGCGCGGCTGACCTTCCTGATCGTCGGCCCGATGATCGACCTGAAGCTGTTCGCGATGCAGACGGGCACCTTCGGCCGTGCCTTCGCCCTGCGCTTCGCCCCCGCGACCCTCGCCATGGCGATCGTGGGCTCGGTCCTGACCGGGGCGGTGCTGCTGTGA
- a CDS encoding NAD-binding protein: MVVCGDDGLAHRLAAELRGVYGEQVTLVVPASERSVRPPVVVRARAASALLDRMVNAAVGLAGNGNGNGGAVGATSGTAPGAEPPGGVRVMEATEPNEAALAGAGVERADALALVYDDDETNIRAALTARRLNPRLRLVLRLYNRRLGQHIEELLDQAAALAYGDADGGPDDGAGFDASTTVLSDADTAAPALAATALTGTSKVLQTGGLMLRAVERPPARDGVSSAPGLATLALLSPTDTAEPGADQGPTLLPDTAAVRNGAGRTTVVLEQVSYAGTSLPDGRGVLPWFGSLFSRRLRWSLAGMAACVLALAVALWLVTGIHPLSAFYLTLLDLFAIDDPAIGESVGRQILQLLSGLTGLLLLPVLLAAVLEALGTFRTASSLRKPPRGLGGHVVLLGLGKIGTRVLTRLRELNIPVVCVESDPEARGLATARRLRVPVVLGDVTQEGVLEAAKIHRAHALLAVTSADTTNLEAVLYARAVRPDLRVVLRLYDDDFATAVYRTLRAAHPHASTRSRSVSHLAAPAFAGAMMGRQILGAFPVERRVLLFAAVDVGGHPQLEGKTVGQAFRAGSWRVLAREESGDSPGLTWDLPDTYVLQESDRVVLAATRRGLAELLGRRGRVGA; encoded by the coding sequence ATGGTGGTGTGCGGGGACGACGGGCTCGCGCACCGGTTGGCCGCCGAGCTGAGAGGCGTCTACGGCGAGCAGGTCACACTCGTCGTACCGGCCTCCGAACGATCCGTGCGGCCACCGGTGGTCGTACGGGCCCGTGCCGCGTCCGCGCTGCTCGACCGGATGGTCAACGCGGCCGTCGGCCTGGCCGGCAACGGCAACGGCAACGGGGGTGCCGTCGGCGCCACCAGCGGCACCGCCCCCGGTGCCGAACCCCCGGGCGGCGTACGGGTGATGGAGGCCACCGAGCCGAACGAGGCCGCGCTCGCCGGGGCGGGCGTGGAACGGGCGGACGCACTCGCGCTCGTGTACGACGACGACGAGACCAACATCCGCGCCGCCCTCACCGCCCGCCGCCTCAACCCCCGGCTGCGGCTCGTCCTGCGGCTCTACAACCGGCGGCTCGGCCAGCACATCGAGGAACTCCTCGACCAGGCCGCCGCGTTGGCCTACGGCGACGCGGACGGCGGTCCGGACGACGGCGCCGGTTTCGACGCCTCCACGACCGTGCTGTCCGACGCCGACACGGCCGCGCCCGCGCTGGCCGCCACCGCCCTCACCGGCACCAGCAAGGTGCTCCAGACCGGCGGTCTGATGCTGCGGGCGGTCGAACGGCCCCCGGCCCGGGACGGGGTGAGCTCCGCCCCCGGACTGGCCACACTGGCCCTGCTCTCGCCGACCGACACCGCCGAGCCCGGCGCGGACCAGGGACCGACGCTGCTGCCGGACACGGCGGCGGTACGGAACGGGGCCGGGCGTACGACCGTCGTGCTGGAGCAGGTGTCCTACGCCGGGACCTCGTTGCCCGACGGCCGGGGTGTGCTGCCGTGGTTCGGTTCGCTGTTCTCGCGGCGGCTGCGCTGGTCGCTGGCGGGAATGGCGGCGTGTGTGCTCGCGCTCGCCGTCGCCCTGTGGCTGGTGACCGGGATCCATCCGCTGAGCGCCTTCTATCTGACGCTGCTGGACCTGTTCGCGATCGACGACCCCGCGATCGGGGAGTCCGTCGGCCGCCAGATCCTCCAACTCCTGTCCGGACTGACCGGGTTGCTGCTCCTCCCGGTCCTCCTCGCCGCGGTCCTGGAGGCGCTCGGCACCTTCCGCACCGCGTCCTCGCTGCGCAAACCGCCCCGCGGACTGGGCGGACACGTCGTGCTGCTCGGGCTGGGCAAGATCGGCACCCGGGTGCTGACCCGGCTGCGGGAACTGAACATCCCCGTGGTCTGCGTCGAGTCCGACCCCGAGGCCCGCGGACTGGCCACGGCCCGGCGACTGCGCGTACCGGTGGTCCTCGGTGACGTCACCCAGGAGGGCGTCCTGGAGGCCGCCAAGATCCACCGGGCGCACGCACTGCTCGCGGTGACCAGCGCGGACACGACGAATCTGGAGGCCGTGCTGTACGCACGGGCCGTGCGGCCCGATCTGCGGGTGGTGCTGCGGCTGTACGACGACGACTTCGCGACGGCGGTGTACCGGACCCTGCGGGCGGCGCACCCCCATGCGTCCACGCGCAGCCGGAGTGTGTCCCATCTGGCGGCTCCCGCGTTCGCCGGGGCGATGATGGGACGGCAGATCCTGGGCGCGTTCCCCGTCGAGCGGCGGGTGCTGCTGTTCGCGGCGGTGGATGTGGGCGGCCATCCCCAGCTGGAGGGGAAGACGGTCGGCCAGGCGTTCCGCGCCGGGTCCTGGCGGGTGCTGGCCCGGGAGGAGTCCGGGGACTCCCCCGGACTGACGTGGGATCTCCCGGACACCTATGTGCTTCAGGAGTCGGACCGGGTGGTCCTGGCTGCGACCCGACGGGGGTTGGCGGAGCTGCTGGGGCGGCGCGGACGGGTGGGGGCATAG